Within Salvia splendens isolate huo1 chromosome 21, SspV2, whole genome shotgun sequence, the genomic segment GAAATGAAGGGGTAATAGGATAATGTGTACATGTATGGCGCTATCATTTATATTAACAAATTAAGATGGTGGTCATATCAAAATAAGATAAGTAGTTTCGATTATTTGGTAGCTCGTCTCCATACCATTGGGCATTTCATCAAATTTAATGTGTCGGAGAATTAATTTAGATGAGATTTAGTGTCCCCCCATGCATGTCTCATTCATAgtgtaaaaaaaatactaagttATTACTAATATAATAGTACATCATAATTAATACTACcatatatttgaaaattttaaaaaatattactcctagtacattctaataattatttttatctaataaaagtgaatatattataaaaattaattacatatCCTAATTTTTTGTAATAAACTCCCATAATAAGTgtaaaattcaaataaacataCACAATTAATATGCTTAATAAATAAGAGAAGGTAAAGTTAGTGCTCGGAAGCTAAATTGGGCCGTGCATTGCACGGGAGTGCTATACTAGTGTGAATAAAGTGAAAGTAGTACATAGAATAGAACACAGAAAATGGACTAATCATGAATCCCAAATAGAAATTAGCAATAAAACGGTAAGTTACTAAATTGACATCTATATTTGAGATTAACTTCTCCAGAAaacatttataatttaatatctTCACGTTGATACATTTGAATTTTGATGTGTATCATTGATAGGAAAAGTTTAGGTTAATTCTATTTTTCTTCCAAGTAAAAGAAGGgtcaaaattattaattttcataGTTAAACTAGAAGGCAAGATCCCTTAGCAAATTGCTAAAATTTATACATATCAATTTATCACATTCACACAAAAATAACGTCATGAACCAACCACAGACTAAAAACCAAAACTTCACATGTATTACAATCAAACAGATTGAGCaacttcaattttaatcaagCATAAACTGTATACACACATTGCTGATTATAACAGACAAACAAGTAAAACCACAATCTCAATCCTTTCCTTCTTTACAACAATAAATTAGGTTTCTGCAGCAGCATTACATTCATCACCAGTTGAAGCTGATGGACTCGAAAAAGAGGTTTTTGGCTGAAGCAGAAGCACATGTTCTTGCAACTTCATGTCTCATGCTTTTAGGCCCGGAAACTACAACCCCAACGTCCGATCCTTTGCACCCAAGGAGTATCCCTGAAATTGTATACAGCACAAAACATCAACATTCTTGAAACCCAGAAAAggaaagaggaaaaaaaaaagaaactcaCTCTTGAGATCGGGTCGTGCTCCATAGTGTATATTTGTGGATTGAACAAGAGACTGTTGAGGCAGGCTCTCAAGTTCTCTATCCGAAACGCTCAACCAAGAAGAGGGTGATCTCGTTGGAGTAGGCAGATCAACATTTTCAATCTGATTCTTCCCTTCTCCAGATATACCTTTTTTTTGCCAGAGGAAAATGGCACTAGTTGATACAAAGATGCTAGCACAGACAAGAAACATGTCCCACAGAATTTTGAAGCTGTAATGGTAATTCTCTCCCCTTTTCTCCACGGGATATATTTGGTAACGTGTTACAAATCCGAGAAGCAGTAGAAACATGACAAAGGAGGATGAGATTATCGCACCAAGCCACAGCCAGCTGTTCTTCCCCAGTACTGCAGATATGGGTAAATCTGATGGACTTGGTTTGTGCACCTTCGTCTCAATTTGATTCTTGGCATCCTCGACGGGCCTTTCTTGTTCTTGAGTAACATAAGCTTCTATCTGCAGCTGAATCTTTGAAATGTCTAATAGAGAGCCAGATAAGGGAAGCAAGAGATCAAGCATGGTTAGATCGGTTGTGTGCTTGAAGGCTGCGATGAGGAGAATGTTCGGAACCTCTCTGTTGGATTCTGTACTTCTGAAAATGATTTCGCGTATGATGGAGATGACAGGAGCGATGCCGCTTCCTCCGCTTATCATCACCAAAGACTCATGGCTGAACCAAGTACAAACTTTGTGAACACAAAGAACTTTAAACTGGAAAACCTAATCATTTATGCAGTTATTACCTTAGAAAATCAGATGAAGCAGGTCCGTAAGGGCCTTCAGTAGACACTTCAAGATGATCCAAAGACGAAGAAAGCTGTTTGTAGAGCTTCTGAGTCCAACTTCCCTCGATCCTGACCATGATGCTTAGCTTATTCGTCTCCAAGTTGCTGTTTGACATCACTGTAAAAGGATGCCACTGCAGTTTACAGATGCTTGGAACATGCACGAACAAGATGCTTGTGGGAGTATAAGAAAGCCCTAAAAGGAGTGGATAAGGTTTTATCAGCATTTAGTTTTTCCAGAGAATGGTTAATAGTTATTGACACTTCACCTGGATCCTTG encodes:
- the LOC121783691 gene encoding ferric reduction oxidase 4-like isoform X1, which gives rise to MKYRAAWQIFFLLVFVGYMFIWVMLPTKTYKRSWSLELNERLSSTYFREQGTNLVLFSFPLMLTAFLGCVYLHLLKKSNSESSKSYYDFLRRPALVMAPLGIVNYVELIFAAMFIILMIWSLANYMYVSIKYPFMMMDGMPQWQTIFRGVSLRLGYIGNTTWAFLFFPVTRASSILPLLGLTSESSIKYHIWLGHLSNVLFALHSIGFVIYWGAMSHEMILMLEWSSTYLSNFAGVIAFVLSLVIWATSLDRVRRKMFELFYYAHQLYLPYLFFYMLHVGVAYLCMILPGIFLFLIDRHLRFLQSRRRARLDSTRLLPNGTMELTFSKDPGLSYTPTSILFVHVPSICKLQWHPFTVMSNSNLETNKLSIMVRIEGSWTQKLYKQLSSSLDHLEVSTEGPYGPASSDFLSHESLVMISGGSGIAPVISIIREIIFRSTESNREVPNILLIAAFKHTTDLTMLDLLLPLSGSLLDISKIQLQIEAYVTQEQERPVEDAKNQIETKVHKPSPSDLPISAVLGKNSWLWLGAIISSSFVMFLLLLGFVTRYQIYPVEKRGENYHYSFKILWDMFLVCASIFVSTSAIFLWQKKGISGEGKNQIENVDLPTPTRSPSSWLSVSDRELESLPQQSLVQSTNIHYGARPDLKRILLGCKGSDVGVVVSGPKSMRHEVARTCASASAKNLFFESISFNW
- the LOC121783691 gene encoding ferric reduction oxidase 4-like isoform X2, producing MKYRAAWQIFFLLVFVGYMFIWVMLPTKTYKRSWSLELNERLSSTYFREQGTNLVLFSFPLMLTAFLGCVYLHLLKKSNSESKSYYDFLRRPALVMAPLGIVNYVELIFAAMFIILMIWSLANYMYVSIKYPFMMMDGMPQWQTIFRGVSLRLGYIGNTTWAFLFFPVTRASSILPLLGLTSESSIKYHIWLGHLSNVLFALHSIGFVIYWGAMSHEMILMLEWSSTYLSNFAGVIAFVLSLVIWATSLDRVRRKMFELFYYAHQLYLPYLFFYMLHVGVAYLCMILPGIFLFLIDRHLRFLQSRRRARLDSTRLLPNGTMELTFSKDPGLSYTPTSILFVHVPSICKLQWHPFTVMSNSNLETNKLSIMVRIEGSWTQKLYKQLSSSLDHLEVSTEGPYGPASSDFLSHESLVMISGGSGIAPVISIIREIIFRSTESNREVPNILLIAAFKHTTDLTMLDLLLPLSGSLLDISKIQLQIEAYVTQEQERPVEDAKNQIETKVHKPSPSDLPISAVLGKNSWLWLGAIISSSFVMFLLLLGFVTRYQIYPVEKRGENYHYSFKILWDMFLVCASIFVSTSAIFLWQKKGISGEGKNQIENVDLPTPTRSPSSWLSVSDRELESLPQQSLVQSTNIHYGARPDLKRILLGCKGSDVGVVVSGPKSMRHEVARTCASASAKNLFFESISFNW